The Juglans regia cultivar Chandler chromosome 1, Walnut 2.0, whole genome shotgun sequence nucleotide sequence TCATAAGCTTTAAATTAATAACGATCTTGCATGCTTTTGTCTGATCCTTTGGCGCAGCTGGGCGGGCAATGTTTGCAGGAGACAGAGAGCGTCTGGAGCAAATGAAATTGGTTTTGGGTTCAAAGCCTCCTCGGTGTGCGAACAAGTGCCTAAGTTGCAGGCCCTGCATAGCTGCTTTAGTTACATCTCCACACCATAGAACTGAGTACTTCAACGTATCATCTCAGCGAGATGAGAGCTATTATCTTCTCTCTTGGAAGTGCAAATGTAAAGATAAGTTCTTCCAACCTTGATTAATGTTACAGGCTCATCTTCAGATACACCTCATGTGTATAGTACTGTAGCTATGGTACAGATTCCCTCCTGCTAATTACTTGCTCATtatttactctctctctctctctctcagagggATATTAGTGCTAATCTATGTGTGAGATTTCTCGTAGCTGTTGATAATTAAGAACAACAGGTCGTtctattgtttgtttgttggtttCTGCAAACTCAAGTAGAAGGCAGTTCTCGTGGGGGTGATATTGGCCTCATCCATCCAAAGTGGAGCCAGTTCTCCGCGTGAACTTGACTAACTGGAGACAAGCTGACAGACCTAATGGAAATATTCTAACCACACAAatggattatacaaaaataattctttaaattcATGTAGTTTGGTGTGATTCGTCAAACCACGTCAGTTccatgtttcttcttttttggccGTGTGAAATTTGCCCTAGGGTCATCGAAATGCATGGCAGCAATTCCTATTCCATGAAAATGGCTATGGACGGATGGACCTCCCTCatttaaataactaataataaataataataaaaactaaaaaaatacttgcCTAGTGTTCCGAATGACTGCAAATTGAGGCATTTATAGAAATAGCAGATTACCATGGAATTCTAGAGAGTAAGTTCGAAACTGTGCCTCCTTCTCTAGCAATTGAATTTGGTTCAGCTAcgtagaaagaaagagatgtgCATCCTAGTAATGATTTTAATGGAGAAgcttgcttttatatatatgtattttgataTGGTAGTTGGGTGATAGACAAACGGTTTGGACCGACCGTTTTAGTTCGGACTAGACGAGACCGAGATTGAGACTAGTCGGTCTCGGTCTATATTTTAGAAGATCGAAAAGTTTTGGTCTAGTCCCGATCTAGGTTTTTCCACCCCGGCccagaccgaatgaaaaataaaaataaaaatatattttatatatattattatataataattatacaatttattatataattttcatctaatctatcatcattaacaatataaaattttatatatgttattaatacttgttaatattctatcaattaactaatatataatattaattagctaattatatagtaattatataaattaataatgtaactttcatataatttattattattaaccatataaaatatttttttattgagttagttacataatatatgtaaataagttatttaattttaatttaatattttaaataaatttttttattaattgattttaaaaaaaattaggtcaGACCGACCAGTCtggtccggtccctatgggtgttcggtccggctTGGtccagaaaaatgatggaccgaaaatgtgtcaactgaaaaagaaattaaaaaaaaatgatatgactTATTAGTTAATGGAATTAAAGTTGATAAAATTCAAGATagaaaaacccaataaatataTCATGGTCATTAAGAATTAAGGTGGTACTTAGTAACTGTATTTCTTTAACAGAAGACTAGAAACTTTGTCCAATCTGCCAATTAGAAGTAGAAACCATTGATCATCTTTTCCTGAATTGTCTTTATACAAGAATCTTGTGGAGGCAATCTCCTTGACCTTTGGACCTCTCATCTTTTCTGCATCTAGGTATCAATAATTGGATGAATCAGATTTTGAATCCCACGTACAAACCAGTTAAACCTCTCATCAGTGAATCCcatcatttctaaatttttgcTATTTTAGCAATGGATAATCTCTGATTCACTAGAAATCAAATTGCTCATGATGTCAAAATCCCAACAATATATCATTTTGTTAAAAAGACCTCATAAATCAATAAGGAGCATTGTAAAGCTTGGACATGGAAAAATGCTGAAATTACTcccaattggattccaacctcTTCAGaagatattttttcaattacatTTGATGTAGCAGTTAGAAAAGAAGGCAGCACAGCAGCAGCAATTTGCAGATCACTCAATGAATCCATGAGATTTGTGGCAACCAAATTCACAAGTAGTGCTAATCCAAACCAAGGGGAGGCCATGGTAGTCTTCATAAGAGTGCAGGAAGCACACACAgcagat carries:
- the LOC108995629 gene encoding EPIDERMAL PATTERNING FACTOR-like protein 8 yields the protein MAPASRKDLDGLKIAVTVMLFFFLTFFPSKSAGRAMFAGDRERLEQMKLVLGSKPPRCANKCLSCRPCIAALVTSPHHRTEYFNVSSQRDESYYLLSWKCKCKDKFFQP